In Scylla paramamosain isolate STU-SP2022 chromosome 1, ASM3559412v1, whole genome shotgun sequence, one DNA window encodes the following:
- the LOC135103082 gene encoding myelin regulatory factor-like protein isoform X4, producing the protein MATKERDWDGGIDNDGLDISQLESYINDDNNDTMYFGDLQGGGVGGDVKPLGGGTPRDSPSRHHHHHHHHLHHHHTHSQHAALIHHPDLVHAGSYGAGDGGGGGGGGGNERGPLSSHEDVRSRHAGVGCSLPIGCHNPYHSYDSYTGYRHHLPDSPPDSGSEPPYSPSDHPNLSPQQKVVGDIYSRPPGGGSSGGVVTFPYQVMAGHPPLPQQASPVHGALQPVAPLGYQAQTQQPQQHSVMMGGGSPLGGSSVGAPGSLGGTPVYGSQGMLGQGASLGEGPVTLGAAKKRKLTDGGGGMVDIKQEPDQGSQLGVSALKPCPEEDEYTMDSTGGGGPFLDGAYQCIRFQNFQQHTWCSLCDASLKELPPPTFRVDADKGFNFSNPDEAFVCQKKNHFQVTVHVQASGDPTFVRSPDGLKKVDRFLVHFFGVKTESPSQIIRVEQSQSDRSKKAFHPVQVDLKSEQTNKITVGRLHFSETTSNNMRKKGKPNPDQRYFYLVVALKAHCGDQTYTIAAHASEKIIVRASNPGQFESDVEYTFQRGSYPESIYHMGRVGINTDRPDEALVIHGNLKVTGQVMQPSDRRAKKDIAEVDTKEQLKNVQNLRVVKYAYREEFAEHAGMRAEEVYDTGVIAQEVKEVIPDAVKSTGDVTLYNGEKIENFLLVNKERIFMENVGAVKELCKVTGNLENRIGELEIMNKKISQLRRFESFKSTSSSVSTRTSATSRVSSVCHRSRSCSKRHKHMNSNHDDGICSNKTLQVTTIALVCIMAFCLMAMATIYILDYQDRRSENTSSSTVTTPTPITLSSSMSTSTLQPPTTRETLTSFTFTTTTKRFTTTTAASFPPRPPVLGKPENCLEPSPSEDPICDVYCCRPSIWTGVVSQVHPSPNNAATTITISRRIVPYVSTTVPPTVSQYGEVINNKLSTSDPNTVNDSTTPAAIRFKAIPIKKSSSLDHMAFLERQRARMHRPSDSRSFKRTLSKRSIPTKRSTHSQLRQRSTSEQRITVPMIEIVEFNTTINHMYCLNSMDPSEGCLGPDAMNYTYGLPISRFMPHTNLTLHFSFIVQQPTFCAINSTGPSLQPVRCSSSLDIPLPEVIQSPGPTPQDHYVVLTNVGLWWQVAYKFRISLVEGDVDPCNYERAEVGVKFYEINLIFQRNCNE; encoded by the exons AGAGGGACTGGGACGGCGGCATCGACAATGATGGGCTGGACATCAGTCAGCTGGAAAGTTACATCAATGACGACAACAATGATACGAT GTACTTCGGGGACCTGCAGGGCGGCGGCGTGGGTGGTGACGTCAAGCCTCTGGGGGGCGGCACTCCCCGAGACTCCCCctcccgtcaccaccaccaccaccaccatcacctccaccacca CCACACCCACTCCCAGCACGCCGCCCTGATCCACCACCCTGACCTGGTCCACGCTGGGTCGTATGGCGCTGGtgacggaggcggcggcggcggcggcggcggcaatgAGCGTGGTCCTCTGTCCAGCCATGAGGACGTGAGGAGCAGGCACGCAGGGGTCGGGTGCTCCCTTCCTATAGGCTGCCACAACCCCTACCACAGCTATGACTCCTACACGGGGTATCG GCACCACCTGCCGGACAGTCCGCCAGACTCAGGCTCCGAGCCTCCGTACTCCCCTTCCGATCACCCGAACCTCTCCCCGC AGCAAAAGGTGGTTGGAGACATCTACTCGCGGCCTCccggcggcggcagcagtggtggcgtAGTGACCTTCCCCTACCAAGTGATGGCAGGCCACCCGCCTTTGCCGCAACAGGCCAGTCCGGTGCATGGCGCCCTACAACCCGTAGCGCCACTTGGCTACCAAGCCCAAACccagcagccgcagcagcacaGTGTTATGATGGGTGGAGGCTCGCCCCTGGGAGGATCCTCGGTGGGTGCACCAGGCAGCCTTGGGGGCACACCTGTGTATGGGTCTCAAGGTATGCTGGGGCAGGGGGCGTCCCTTGGGGAGGGTCCTGTCACCCTTGGTGCCGCTAAGAAGAGGAAGCTGAcggatggtggcggtggcatGGTGGACATCAAGCAGGAgcctg ACCAGGGTTCGCAGCTAGGCGTCAGTGCCCTGAAGCCGTGCCCTGAGGAAGACGAGTACACCATGGACTCAACAGGGGGCGGCGGACCTTTCCTGGACGGTGCTTACCAGTGCATCAGATTCCAGAACTTCCAGCAGCACACGTGGTGCAGCCTGTGTGACGCCAGCCTGAAGGAACT gccgcCGCCCACCTTCCGCGTGGACGCTGACAAGGGCTTCAACTTCTCCAATCCTGACGAGGCCTTTGTGTGCCAGAAAAAGAATCACTTCCAGGTCACAGTTCACGTGCAG GCCAGCGGAGATCCCACCTTCGTCAGAAGCCCTGATGGCCTGAAGAAGGTAGACCGCTTCCTGGTTCACTTCTTCGGCGTGAAAACTGAATCCCCATCACAGATCATCCGAGTGGAGCAGAGCCAAAGTGACCGCAGCAAGAAAGCCTTCCACCCTGTACA AGTTGACCTAAAGAGTGAGCAGACCAACAAAATCACAGTAGGACGCCTTCACTTCTCTGaaaccaccagcaacaacatgagaaagaaggggaagccCAACCCAGACCAGCGCTACTTCTACCTGGTGGTGGCCCTCAAGGCGCACTGCGGGGACCAGACGTACACCATCGCGGCCCACGCCTCAGAGAAGATCATCGtcagg GCCTCCAACCCCGGTCAGTTTGAGAGTGACGTGGAGTACACATTTCAACGAGGTAGCTATCCTGAGTCCATCTACCACATGGGGCGGGTGGGCATCAACACTGACCGGCCAGATGAGGCACTGGTCATCCATGGCAACTTGAAGGTCACCGGCCAGGTCATGCAGCCCTCAGACCGGCGGGCCAAGAAGGACATTGCTGAG GTAGATACAAAAGAACAGTTAAAGAATGTCCAGAATCTGAGGGTGGTGAAATACGCCTACAGGGAAGAGTTTGCTGAACATGCTGGCATGAGGGCAGAGGAAGTCTATGATACAGGAGTCATTGCCCAGGAG gtgaaggaggtgatTCCAGATGCTGTCAAGTCAACAGGAGATGTGACCTTATACAATGGGGAGAAGATTGAAAACTTTCTCCTTGTCAACAAG GAACGAATATTCATGGAAAATGTTGGTGCTGTGAAGGAATTGTGTAAAGTTACTGGCAACTTGGAAAACCGGATTGGAGAATTAGAgattatgaacaaaaaaatttcACAACTTAGAAGATTTGAATCCTTCaaatcaacatcatcatcagtttCTACACGGACATCAG CTACTTCCCGTGTGTCATCTGTGTGCCACAGAAGCCGCAGCTGCTCCAAGCGTCACAAACACATGAACAGCAACCATGATGATGGGATCTGTAGCAATAAAACACTGCAGGTCACCACCATTGCCCTAGTCTGCATCATGGCATTCTG TTTGATGGCAATGGCAACCATCTACATCCTTGATTACCAAGACAGACGAAGCGAAAACACATCAAGTTCAAC aGTTACCACACCTACCCCCATTACCTTGTCCTCATCAATGTCCACCTCAACCTTGCAACCACCAACCACCAGAGAAACCCTCACCTcattcaccttcaccaccaccaccaagcgtttcaccaccaccactgctgcctcaTTCCCTCCCAGACCTCCAGTGCTTGGTAAACCAGAGAATTGTCTCGAGCCAAGCCCCAGTGAAGACCCTATCTGTGAT GTTTACTGCTGCCGCCCTAGCATTTGGACAGGAGTGGTGAGCCAGGTTCATCCAAGCCCCAACAATGcagccactaccatcaccatttcaCGCCGCATAGTTCCCTATG TGTCCACAACAGTGCCACCAACAGTGTCACAGTATGGTGAAGTCATCAACAACAAACTCTCCACTAGTGACCCCAATACTGTCAATGACTCCACCACCCCTGCTGCCATCCGCTTCAAG GCCATTCCCATCAAGAAATCAAGCTCTTTGGACCACATGGCATTCCTGGAACGCCAGAGAGCTCGTATGCACAGACCTTCAGACTCCCGCAGCTTCAAGCGGACTCTCAGCAAAAGATCCATCCCCACCAAACGCTCCACACACTCTCAGTTACGCCAGAGGTCTACATCAG AGCAAAGAATCACAGTCCCAATGATAGAAATAGTCGAGTTTAACACAACCATCAACCACATGTACTGCCTCAATTCTATGGACCCTTCAGAAGGATGCCTTGGACCTGATGCTATGAACTACACTTATGGCCTCCCCATATCAAGGTTTATGCCCCACACCAACCTCACTCTTCATTTTAG CTTCATAGTCCAGCAACCAACATTCTGTGCTATCAATAGCACTGGGCCCAGCTTGCAGCCTGTGCGGTGCTCATCCAGCCTAGATATTCCCTTACCAGAGGTGATTCAGTCACCAGGACCCACTCCTCAAGACCACTATGTAGTACTTACAAATGTTGGCCTGTGGTGGCAAGTGGCTTACAAGTTCAGGATATCATTAGTTGAGGGAGATGTG GATCCATGCAACTATGAACGTGCTGAAGTTGGTGTGAAGTTCTATGAAATCAACTTAATATTTCAGAGAAACTGTAATGAATAA
- the LOC135103082 gene encoding myelin regulatory factor-like protein isoform X1, which yields MRRKIPKFVYSEELICRLKSKKTLYKESCKKPSVLHVAERDWDGGIDNDGLDISQLESYINDDNNDTMYFGDLQGGGVGGDVKPLGGGTPRDSPSRHHHHHHHHLHHHHTHSQHAALIHHPDLVHAGSYGAGDGGGGGGGGGNERGPLSSHEDVRSRHAGVGCSLPIGCHNPYHSYDSYTGYRHHLPDSPPDSGSEPPYSPSDHPNLSPQQKVVGDIYSRPPGGGSSGGVVTFPYQVMAGHPPLPQQASPVHGALQPVAPLGYQAQTQQPQQHSVMMGGGSPLGGSSVGAPGSLGGTPVYGSQGMLGQGASLGEGPVTLGAAKKRKLTDGGGGMVDIKQEPDQGSQLGVSALKPCPEEDEYTMDSTGGGGPFLDGAYQCIRFQNFQQHTWCSLCDASLKELPPPTFRVDADKGFNFSNPDEAFVCQKKNHFQVTVHVQASGDPTFVRSPDGLKKVDRFLVHFFGVKTESPSQIIRVEQSQSDRSKKAFHPVQVDLKSEQTNKITVGRLHFSETTSNNMRKKGKPNPDQRYFYLVVALKAHCGDQTYTIAAHASEKIIVRASNPGQFESDVEYTFQRGSYPESIYHMGRVGINTDRPDEALVIHGNLKVTGQVMQPSDRRAKKDIAEVDTKEQLKNVQNLRVVKYAYREEFAEHAGMRAEEVYDTGVIAQEVKEVIPDAVKSTGDVTLYNGEKIENFLLVNKERIFMENVGAVKELCKVTGNLENRIGELEIMNKKISQLRRFESFKSTSSSVSTRTSATSRVSSVCHRSRSCSKRHKHMNSNHDDGICSNKTLQVTTIALVCIMAFCLMAMATIYILDYQDRRSENTSSSTVTTPTPITLSSSMSTSTLQPPTTRETLTSFTFTTTTKRFTTTTAASFPPRPPVLGKPENCLEPSPSEDPICDVYCCRPSIWTGVVSQVHPSPNNAATTITISRRIVPYVSTTVPPTVSQYGEVINNKLSTSDPNTVNDSTTPAAIRFKAIPIKKSSSLDHMAFLERQRARMHRPSDSRSFKRTLSKRSIPTKRSTHSQLRQRSTSEQRITVPMIEIVEFNTTINHMYCLNSMDPSEGCLGPDAMNYTYGLPISRFMPHTNLTLHFSFIVQQPTFCAINSTGPSLQPVRCSSSLDIPLPEVIQSPGPTPQDHYVVLTNVGLWWQVAYKFRISLVEGDVDPCNYERAEVGVKFYEINLIFQRNCNE from the exons AGAGGGACTGGGACGGCGGCATCGACAATGATGGGCTGGACATCAGTCAGCTGGAAAGTTACATCAATGACGACAACAATGATACGAT GTACTTCGGGGACCTGCAGGGCGGCGGCGTGGGTGGTGACGTCAAGCCTCTGGGGGGCGGCACTCCCCGAGACTCCCCctcccgtcaccaccaccaccaccaccatcacctccaccacca CCACACCCACTCCCAGCACGCCGCCCTGATCCACCACCCTGACCTGGTCCACGCTGGGTCGTATGGCGCTGGtgacggaggcggcggcggcggcggcggcggcaatgAGCGTGGTCCTCTGTCCAGCCATGAGGACGTGAGGAGCAGGCACGCAGGGGTCGGGTGCTCCCTTCCTATAGGCTGCCACAACCCCTACCACAGCTATGACTCCTACACGGGGTATCG GCACCACCTGCCGGACAGTCCGCCAGACTCAGGCTCCGAGCCTCCGTACTCCCCTTCCGATCACCCGAACCTCTCCCCGC AGCAAAAGGTGGTTGGAGACATCTACTCGCGGCCTCccggcggcggcagcagtggtggcgtAGTGACCTTCCCCTACCAAGTGATGGCAGGCCACCCGCCTTTGCCGCAACAGGCCAGTCCGGTGCATGGCGCCCTACAACCCGTAGCGCCACTTGGCTACCAAGCCCAAACccagcagccgcagcagcacaGTGTTATGATGGGTGGAGGCTCGCCCCTGGGAGGATCCTCGGTGGGTGCACCAGGCAGCCTTGGGGGCACACCTGTGTATGGGTCTCAAGGTATGCTGGGGCAGGGGGCGTCCCTTGGGGAGGGTCCTGTCACCCTTGGTGCCGCTAAGAAGAGGAAGCTGAcggatggtggcggtggcatGGTGGACATCAAGCAGGAgcctg ACCAGGGTTCGCAGCTAGGCGTCAGTGCCCTGAAGCCGTGCCCTGAGGAAGACGAGTACACCATGGACTCAACAGGGGGCGGCGGACCTTTCCTGGACGGTGCTTACCAGTGCATCAGATTCCAGAACTTCCAGCAGCACACGTGGTGCAGCCTGTGTGACGCCAGCCTGAAGGAACT gccgcCGCCCACCTTCCGCGTGGACGCTGACAAGGGCTTCAACTTCTCCAATCCTGACGAGGCCTTTGTGTGCCAGAAAAAGAATCACTTCCAGGTCACAGTTCACGTGCAG GCCAGCGGAGATCCCACCTTCGTCAGAAGCCCTGATGGCCTGAAGAAGGTAGACCGCTTCCTGGTTCACTTCTTCGGCGTGAAAACTGAATCCCCATCACAGATCATCCGAGTGGAGCAGAGCCAAAGTGACCGCAGCAAGAAAGCCTTCCACCCTGTACA AGTTGACCTAAAGAGTGAGCAGACCAACAAAATCACAGTAGGACGCCTTCACTTCTCTGaaaccaccagcaacaacatgagaaagaaggggaagccCAACCCAGACCAGCGCTACTTCTACCTGGTGGTGGCCCTCAAGGCGCACTGCGGGGACCAGACGTACACCATCGCGGCCCACGCCTCAGAGAAGATCATCGtcagg GCCTCCAACCCCGGTCAGTTTGAGAGTGACGTGGAGTACACATTTCAACGAGGTAGCTATCCTGAGTCCATCTACCACATGGGGCGGGTGGGCATCAACACTGACCGGCCAGATGAGGCACTGGTCATCCATGGCAACTTGAAGGTCACCGGCCAGGTCATGCAGCCCTCAGACCGGCGGGCCAAGAAGGACATTGCTGAG GTAGATACAAAAGAACAGTTAAAGAATGTCCAGAATCTGAGGGTGGTGAAATACGCCTACAGGGAAGAGTTTGCTGAACATGCTGGCATGAGGGCAGAGGAAGTCTATGATACAGGAGTCATTGCCCAGGAG gtgaaggaggtgatTCCAGATGCTGTCAAGTCAACAGGAGATGTGACCTTATACAATGGGGAGAAGATTGAAAACTTTCTCCTTGTCAACAAG GAACGAATATTCATGGAAAATGTTGGTGCTGTGAAGGAATTGTGTAAAGTTACTGGCAACTTGGAAAACCGGATTGGAGAATTAGAgattatgaacaaaaaaatttcACAACTTAGAAGATTTGAATCCTTCaaatcaacatcatcatcagtttCTACACGGACATCAG CTACTTCCCGTGTGTCATCTGTGTGCCACAGAAGCCGCAGCTGCTCCAAGCGTCACAAACACATGAACAGCAACCATGATGATGGGATCTGTAGCAATAAAACACTGCAGGTCACCACCATTGCCCTAGTCTGCATCATGGCATTCTG TTTGATGGCAATGGCAACCATCTACATCCTTGATTACCAAGACAGACGAAGCGAAAACACATCAAGTTCAAC aGTTACCACACCTACCCCCATTACCTTGTCCTCATCAATGTCCACCTCAACCTTGCAACCACCAACCACCAGAGAAACCCTCACCTcattcaccttcaccaccaccaccaagcgtttcaccaccaccactgctgcctcaTTCCCTCCCAGACCTCCAGTGCTTGGTAAACCAGAGAATTGTCTCGAGCCAAGCCCCAGTGAAGACCCTATCTGTGAT GTTTACTGCTGCCGCCCTAGCATTTGGACAGGAGTGGTGAGCCAGGTTCATCCAAGCCCCAACAATGcagccactaccatcaccatttcaCGCCGCATAGTTCCCTATG TGTCCACAACAGTGCCACCAACAGTGTCACAGTATGGTGAAGTCATCAACAACAAACTCTCCACTAGTGACCCCAATACTGTCAATGACTCCACCACCCCTGCTGCCATCCGCTTCAAG GCCATTCCCATCAAGAAATCAAGCTCTTTGGACCACATGGCATTCCTGGAACGCCAGAGAGCTCGTATGCACAGACCTTCAGACTCCCGCAGCTTCAAGCGGACTCTCAGCAAAAGATCCATCCCCACCAAACGCTCCACACACTCTCAGTTACGCCAGAGGTCTACATCAG AGCAAAGAATCACAGTCCCAATGATAGAAATAGTCGAGTTTAACACAACCATCAACCACATGTACTGCCTCAATTCTATGGACCCTTCAGAAGGATGCCTTGGACCTGATGCTATGAACTACACTTATGGCCTCCCCATATCAAGGTTTATGCCCCACACCAACCTCACTCTTCATTTTAG CTTCATAGTCCAGCAACCAACATTCTGTGCTATCAATAGCACTGGGCCCAGCTTGCAGCCTGTGCGGTGCTCATCCAGCCTAGATATTCCCTTACCAGAGGTGATTCAGTCACCAGGACCCACTCCTCAAGACCACTATGTAGTACTTACAAATGTTGGCCTGTGGTGGCAAGTGGCTTACAAGTTCAGGATATCATTAGTTGAGGGAGATGTG GATCCATGCAACTATGAACGTGCTGAAGTTGGTGTGAAGTTCTATGAAATCAACTTAATATTTCAGAGAAACTGTAATGAATAA
- the LOC135103082 gene encoding myelin regulatory factor-like protein isoform X6, translating to MRRKIPKFVYSEELICRLKSKKTLYKESCKKPSVLHVAERDWDGGIDNDGLDISQLESYINDDNNDTMYFGDLQGGGVGGDVKPLGGGTPRDSPSRHHHHHHHHLHHQHHLPDSPPDSGSEPPYSPSDHPNLSPQQKVVGDIYSRPPGGGSSGGVVTFPYQVMAGHPPLPQQASPVHGALQPVAPLGYQAQTQQPQQHSVMMGGGSPLGGSSVGAPGSLGGTPVYGSQGMLGQGASLGEGPVTLGAAKKRKLTDGGGGMVDIKQEPDQGSQLGVSALKPCPEEDEYTMDSTGGGGPFLDGAYQCIRFQNFQQHTWCSLCDASLKELPPPTFRVDADKGFNFSNPDEAFVCQKKNHFQVTVHVQASGDPTFVRSPDGLKKVDRFLVHFFGVKTESPSQIIRVEQSQSDRSKKAFHPVQVDLKSEQTNKITVGRLHFSETTSNNMRKKGKPNPDQRYFYLVVALKAHCGDQTYTIAAHASEKIIVRASNPGQFESDVEYTFQRGSYPESIYHMGRVGINTDRPDEALVIHGNLKVTGQVMQPSDRRAKKDIAEVDTKEQLKNVQNLRVVKYAYREEFAEHAGMRAEEVYDTGVIAQEVKEVIPDAVKSTGDVTLYNGEKIENFLLVNKERIFMENVGAVKELCKVTGNLENRIGELEIMNKKISQLRRFESFKSTSSSVSTRTSATSRVSSVCHRSRSCSKRHKHMNSNHDDGICSNKTLQVTTIALVCIMAFCLMAMATIYILDYQDRRSENTSSSTVTTPTPITLSSSMSTSTLQPPTTRETLTSFTFTTTTKRFTTTTAASFPPRPPVLGKPENCLEPSPSEDPICDVYCCRPSIWTGVVSQVHPSPNNAATTITISRRIVPYVSTTVPPTVSQYGEVINNKLSTSDPNTVNDSTTPAAIRFKAIPIKKSSSLDHMAFLERQRARMHRPSDSRSFKRTLSKRSIPTKRSTHSQLRQRSTSEQRITVPMIEIVEFNTTINHMYCLNSMDPSEGCLGPDAMNYTYGLPISRFMPHTNLTLHFSFIVQQPTFCAINSTGPSLQPVRCSSSLDIPLPEVIQSPGPTPQDHYVVLTNVGLWWQVAYKFRISLVEGDVDPCNYERAEVGVKFYEINLIFQRNCNE from the exons AGAGGGACTGGGACGGCGGCATCGACAATGATGGGCTGGACATCAGTCAGCTGGAAAGTTACATCAATGACGACAACAATGATACGAT GTACTTCGGGGACCTGCAGGGCGGCGGCGTGGGTGGTGACGTCAAGCCTCTGGGGGGCGGCACTCCCCGAGACTCCCCctcccgtcaccaccaccaccaccaccatcacctccaccacca GCACCACCTGCCGGACAGTCCGCCAGACTCAGGCTCCGAGCCTCCGTACTCCCCTTCCGATCACCCGAACCTCTCCCCGC AGCAAAAGGTGGTTGGAGACATCTACTCGCGGCCTCccggcggcggcagcagtggtggcgtAGTGACCTTCCCCTACCAAGTGATGGCAGGCCACCCGCCTTTGCCGCAACAGGCCAGTCCGGTGCATGGCGCCCTACAACCCGTAGCGCCACTTGGCTACCAAGCCCAAACccagcagccgcagcagcacaGTGTTATGATGGGTGGAGGCTCGCCCCTGGGAGGATCCTCGGTGGGTGCACCAGGCAGCCTTGGGGGCACACCTGTGTATGGGTCTCAAGGTATGCTGGGGCAGGGGGCGTCCCTTGGGGAGGGTCCTGTCACCCTTGGTGCCGCTAAGAAGAGGAAGCTGAcggatggtggcggtggcatGGTGGACATCAAGCAGGAgcctg ACCAGGGTTCGCAGCTAGGCGTCAGTGCCCTGAAGCCGTGCCCTGAGGAAGACGAGTACACCATGGACTCAACAGGGGGCGGCGGACCTTTCCTGGACGGTGCTTACCAGTGCATCAGATTCCAGAACTTCCAGCAGCACACGTGGTGCAGCCTGTGTGACGCCAGCCTGAAGGAACT gccgcCGCCCACCTTCCGCGTGGACGCTGACAAGGGCTTCAACTTCTCCAATCCTGACGAGGCCTTTGTGTGCCAGAAAAAGAATCACTTCCAGGTCACAGTTCACGTGCAG GCCAGCGGAGATCCCACCTTCGTCAGAAGCCCTGATGGCCTGAAGAAGGTAGACCGCTTCCTGGTTCACTTCTTCGGCGTGAAAACTGAATCCCCATCACAGATCATCCGAGTGGAGCAGAGCCAAAGTGACCGCAGCAAGAAAGCCTTCCACCCTGTACA AGTTGACCTAAAGAGTGAGCAGACCAACAAAATCACAGTAGGACGCCTTCACTTCTCTGaaaccaccagcaacaacatgagaaagaaggggaagccCAACCCAGACCAGCGCTACTTCTACCTGGTGGTGGCCCTCAAGGCGCACTGCGGGGACCAGACGTACACCATCGCGGCCCACGCCTCAGAGAAGATCATCGtcagg GCCTCCAACCCCGGTCAGTTTGAGAGTGACGTGGAGTACACATTTCAACGAGGTAGCTATCCTGAGTCCATCTACCACATGGGGCGGGTGGGCATCAACACTGACCGGCCAGATGAGGCACTGGTCATCCATGGCAACTTGAAGGTCACCGGCCAGGTCATGCAGCCCTCAGACCGGCGGGCCAAGAAGGACATTGCTGAG GTAGATACAAAAGAACAGTTAAAGAATGTCCAGAATCTGAGGGTGGTGAAATACGCCTACAGGGAAGAGTTTGCTGAACATGCTGGCATGAGGGCAGAGGAAGTCTATGATACAGGAGTCATTGCCCAGGAG gtgaaggaggtgatTCCAGATGCTGTCAAGTCAACAGGAGATGTGACCTTATACAATGGGGAGAAGATTGAAAACTTTCTCCTTGTCAACAAG GAACGAATATTCATGGAAAATGTTGGTGCTGTGAAGGAATTGTGTAAAGTTACTGGCAACTTGGAAAACCGGATTGGAGAATTAGAgattatgaacaaaaaaatttcACAACTTAGAAGATTTGAATCCTTCaaatcaacatcatcatcagtttCTACACGGACATCAG CTACTTCCCGTGTGTCATCTGTGTGCCACAGAAGCCGCAGCTGCTCCAAGCGTCACAAACACATGAACAGCAACCATGATGATGGGATCTGTAGCAATAAAACACTGCAGGTCACCACCATTGCCCTAGTCTGCATCATGGCATTCTG TTTGATGGCAATGGCAACCATCTACATCCTTGATTACCAAGACAGACGAAGCGAAAACACATCAAGTTCAAC aGTTACCACACCTACCCCCATTACCTTGTCCTCATCAATGTCCACCTCAACCTTGCAACCACCAACCACCAGAGAAACCCTCACCTcattcaccttcaccaccaccaccaagcgtttcaccaccaccactgctgcctcaTTCCCTCCCAGACCTCCAGTGCTTGGTAAACCAGAGAATTGTCTCGAGCCAAGCCCCAGTGAAGACCCTATCTGTGAT GTTTACTGCTGCCGCCCTAGCATTTGGACAGGAGTGGTGAGCCAGGTTCATCCAAGCCCCAACAATGcagccactaccatcaccatttcaCGCCGCATAGTTCCCTATG TGTCCACAACAGTGCCACCAACAGTGTCACAGTATGGTGAAGTCATCAACAACAAACTCTCCACTAGTGACCCCAATACTGTCAATGACTCCACCACCCCTGCTGCCATCCGCTTCAAG GCCATTCCCATCAAGAAATCAAGCTCTTTGGACCACATGGCATTCCTGGAACGCCAGAGAGCTCGTATGCACAGACCTTCAGACTCCCGCAGCTTCAAGCGGACTCTCAGCAAAAGATCCATCCCCACCAAACGCTCCACACACTCTCAGTTACGCCAGAGGTCTACATCAG AGCAAAGAATCACAGTCCCAATGATAGAAATAGTCGAGTTTAACACAACCATCAACCACATGTACTGCCTCAATTCTATGGACCCTTCAGAAGGATGCCTTGGACCTGATGCTATGAACTACACTTATGGCCTCCCCATATCAAGGTTTATGCCCCACACCAACCTCACTCTTCATTTTAG CTTCATAGTCCAGCAACCAACATTCTGTGCTATCAATAGCACTGGGCCCAGCTTGCAGCCTGTGCGGTGCTCATCCAGCCTAGATATTCCCTTACCAGAGGTGATTCAGTCACCAGGACCCACTCCTCAAGACCACTATGTAGTACTTACAAATGTTGGCCTGTGGTGGCAAGTGGCTTACAAGTTCAGGATATCATTAGTTGAGGGAGATGTG GATCCATGCAACTATGAACGTGCTGAAGTTGGTGTGAAGTTCTATGAAATCAACTTAATATTTCAGAGAAACTGTAATGAATAA